The stretch of DNA CGGTCTGCTACGCGGCGGGCAACAACGTACCGTGACCGTCACCCTGCAGGCGGAAAACTGATCCGAACCGGCTAGGGTCGCTGGCGGGCGCGCGCCAGCTCGATGATGCGCCGGTTCTGTTCGCGCACGGCAGCGTTGTTGCCGGCCAGGGAGTCGGAGCGGGACGCCAGCGTGGCGGCCTGATCGAAGTCGCCGTTTTGCAGGCGCAGCCAGGCCAGCTTCTGCCATAGCACCGGATCCTGCGGTCGGATACGCAGCGCCCGCTCCAGCTGCGCCGCCGCGGACGCATAGTCGCCGGCGGCGGCCTGCCGGTCGGCCAGCGCCACCAGCGACCCGGTGGCCGTCGGCTGCGCCGGTGGCGCAGGGGTGGCGCTGGCCGGTGGCGCCGACGGCGGTGGGCCGGGCCGGATGATGGCCGATGCCGGCGGCTGCGGCCTGGGCAAGGGCTGCGCCGGCGGCAGGGGCGCCTGTGGCGCCTGACTGGTAGGTGGCGGCGGCGCAGGCTCGGGC from Immundisolibacter sp. encodes:
- a CDS encoding tetratricopeptide repeat protein — protein: MALVAQAVLNRRSKPRWRLLLAGPLLLAGCVSAPPPRPEPEPAPPPPTSQAPQAPLPPAQPLPRPQPPASAIIRPGPPPSAPPASATPAPPAQPTATGSLVALADRQAAAGDYASAAAQLERALRIRPQDPVLWQKLAWLRLQNGDFDQAATLASRSDSLAGNNAAVREQNRRIIELARARQRP